TGGGCCCGGCGCGGACGAGATTTACCAGAGTGCGACCAGTGCATTCGGGCGAATTCGGGAACTCATTCTGAGCCAGACGAGCACCCGTAAACCGATCGATTTGCCGTTGCGGAAACTCAGGGAATCGCTACACCTGACGCAATCGGAACTTGCCAGGCGCTTGGAGATCAACCAAGCCACCCTGTCTCGCATGGAACGTAGAAGCGACATGTTCATTGGCACCCTTCGCAACATGGTGGAAGCGTTGGGCGGAACCTTGGAATTGACCGCTCGA
This genomic stretch from Longimicrobium sp. harbors:
- a CDS encoding XRE family transcriptional regulator, which encodes MNSIERLRDLVAERFPTATFVLDAPDDPGGFWWLDIYLNDYHVAVEWRPRQGFGVSTPSDDDYGPGADEIYQSATSAFGRIRELILSQTSTRKPIDLPLRKLRESLHLTQSELARRLEINQATLSRMERRSDMFIGTLRNMVEALGGTLELTARFPEATVRIYLDDGPIDPRSASVA